A single genomic interval of Leptospira dzoumogneensis harbors:
- a CDS encoding acylphosphatase — protein sequence MAAKNESRAKIRIRGTVQGVGFRYFVLQRAQECRLKGYTMNLPTGEVEVVVEGDKIFIEDLYKAVQRGPSKAKVTEATIQWEDAKGTFRTFEIKR from the coding sequence ATGGCTGCAAAAAACGAATCTAGAGCGAAAATTAGGATCCGAGGAACCGTGCAAGGAGTTGGTTTTAGATATTTTGTGCTGCAAAGAGCCCAGGAATGCCGACTCAAAGGTTACACTATGAATCTTCCTACCGGCGAAGTAGAAGTTGTTGTAGAAGGAGACAAAATTTTTATCGAAGATTTGTACAAAGCAGTTCAAAGAGGTCCTTCTAAAGCAAAAGTAACGGAAGCTACGATCCAATGGGAAGATGCTAAAGGTACGTTTAGGACTTTTGAGATCAAACGTTGA
- a CDS encoding bacitracin resistance protein BacA: protein MSAPFYTPPGGPPPPSPRLRELFSKVGENSIRELVSVFYDQIAVSEIRWMFPEDLEESKIKSADFMVQVLGGPPYYVQKYGPPKMRARHLPFPIDEKARRIWLSCYRKAIKDWEADEGSKEILWQFLQDFSSWMVNKASSQE from the coding sequence ATGAGTGCGCCATTTTACACTCCACCCGGAGGACCTCCTCCTCCCAGTCCTCGTCTTAGAGAATTATTCTCAAAAGTAGGAGAAAATTCCATTAGGGAACTTGTTTCCGTTTTCTACGATCAAATAGCTGTCAGCGAAATTCGTTGGATGTTTCCGGAAGATCTAGAAGAGAGCAAAATAAAGTCGGCGGACTTTATGGTACAGGTTCTCGGAGGTCCGCCCTATTATGTTCAAAAATACGGGCCTCCAAAAATGAGAGCCAGGCATCTTCCATTTCCAATCGACGAAAAAGCTAGAAGGATATGGCTTTCCTGTTATCGTAAGGCGATAAAAGACTGGGAAGCAGATGAAGGATCTAAAGAGATACTTTGGCAGTTTTTGCAGGATTTCTCCTCCTGGATGGTAAATAAGGCTTCTTCTCAAGAATGA
- a CDS encoding RNA pyrophosphohydrolase — MDKPYRKNVGMVVFNSKGEVLVGERLNFKGSWQFPQGGIDDGEDPNSAARRELLEEVGIQNAEIIYEYPSWINYDFPESLHLSSNLKKYRGQTQKWYLLYWDGKAEDCDLTAHEQEFERVRFIPFQECLSTVVSFKLDVYQKLVQEFEPKILDFMKKGPST; from the coding sequence ATGGACAAACCGTATAGAAAGAACGTGGGAATGGTAGTCTTCAACTCTAAAGGAGAGGTTTTAGTAGGAGAAAGACTAAATTTTAAAGGCTCTTGGCAGTTTCCTCAAGGTGGAATAGATGATGGAGAAGATCCTAACTCAGCCGCTCGAAGAGAACTTTTAGAAGAAGTAGGCATTCAAAACGCTGAGATCATCTATGAATATCCAAGCTGGATCAACTATGATTTTCCTGAGTCCTTACATCTAAGCTCTAATCTAAAAAAGTATAGAGGCCAAACCCAAAAATGGTATCTTCTATACTGGGATGGTAAAGCGGAAGACTGCGATCTAACGGCTCATGAGCAGGAGTTTGAAAGAGTTAGATTCATTCCATTTCAAGAATGTCTTTCGACCGTAGTCTCCTTTAAGCTAGATGTGTATCAAAAGTTAGTACAAGAGTTTGAACCTAAGATCTTGGATTTTATGAAGAAGGGACCTTCTACATGA
- a CDS encoding SET domain-containing protein: MSVRYKIRRPQVFSEKDFEIRESEIPGIGMGLFSKQDLVKGDTVGFYTGRVLNDKSANSSKYCESKYLLWICKDHWIYGEGKESNYTRYINHSSKPNVKLVVSTRWKTARFEAMRKIKAGEELFFDYGDEYWIHIDISPVEQN; the protein is encoded by the coding sequence ATGTCGGTCAGATATAAAATTCGCAGACCTCAAGTATTTTCAGAAAAGGATTTCGAAATTAGGGAATCCGAGATACCCGGAATCGGAATGGGACTATTCTCCAAACAAGACTTAGTCAAAGGTGATACTGTCGGATTTTATACCGGTAGAGTGCTTAACGATAAGTCTGCTAACTCTTCTAAATACTGTGAGTCCAAATATTTACTTTGGATCTGCAAAGATCATTGGATCTATGGAGAAGGTAAAGAGTCCAACTATACCCGCTATATCAATCATAGCTCTAAGCCGAATGTAAAATTAGTGGTATCCACTCGCTGGAAGACCGCAAGATTCGAAGCAATGCGTAAGATCAAAGCCGGCGAAGAATTATTCTTCGATTATGGAGACGAATATTGGATCCATATAGACATCTCTCCTGTAGAGCAGAACTAA
- a CDS encoding ATP-binding protein codes for MRNIGTWGEVLNLLSDIKNGGRTPYIENKALPYWTWILPLILFHFASKASLAFQVDTGISISYLPIPVGIILCFWWGPARTLPAMYANALFSANLWGLHDVDKYPIYCLWEVLAVGISWLFFIKFRKGKVWLPDLRETVRFLLWVAFPAALCNGFLVAECLVLFGDLSQDKLIVSSFQGMSATLFDTLSVSVPILLWVTPWMELKGWAKTEGAWENRETSWDRTRLRNLKPRKVAEIISVFLLCGVFGAIIPTLEYWFVFALFVLWAALRYGITMALTANIWVQIITLVFPALFDRSEHYQWFKDDKELIFLINLGILCVVALITGRATSDSRKELQKRRRIEGKLLQSREQYRKFFEENLSANFITDPSGNILAANSSFLKMFGFETHTEVSLKNFADLFPSYDDYSFFLQKIQIGSRLETHEEFFQDKNGLPIHTTGNYFATFNKSGSIDSIRGYLMDDTLRRKLEDQLIESKKLETIGTLAGGIAHDFNNILQIISGYATKMQLESSKFASLMDMSRSINAAAARGAIIVRRLLSLARKGGGGFRRILADQLVNETVDLLVPTFSEKIKFRKECKEGLPVIVGDYSQLEQVLINLCLNARDALPDGGEISIRTFGVQGANVRESFPLSEPAEYLCIEVSDNGEGMSEETRKRIFEPFFSTKTKNQGSGLGMSMVYGIMQNHEGMVQVSSQLGIGTSIRLFFPVAKTKTSRFVEYAGKSSQTSTGIMLVVEESPYLSEILQEQMSTLGFRLISADSAKKAHEILNKFKSSAVLTVIDLDFENLSSLEFLETIKKECPELKIFVSGTDFGNETKEKLSALGINDLLEKPYKIRDLIEFFYTKSF; via the coding sequence ATGAGGAATATTGGAACCTGGGGCGAGGTTCTGAATTTATTATCCGACATAAAGAACGGCGGAAGAACTCCCTATATAGAAAATAAGGCGCTGCCTTATTGGACTTGGATCCTTCCGTTAATCCTGTTTCATTTCGCTTCCAAGGCGTCCTTAGCCTTCCAAGTGGATACTGGGATCTCCATATCCTATCTTCCTATTCCTGTAGGTATCATATTATGTTTTTGGTGGGGACCGGCGCGCACGTTACCTGCAATGTATGCCAACGCATTGTTTAGCGCCAATCTATGGGGACTTCATGACGTGGATAAATATCCTATCTATTGTCTCTGGGAAGTTTTGGCGGTGGGAATTTCCTGGCTCTTCTTCATCAAATTCCGAAAAGGAAAAGTTTGGCTTCCCGATCTAAGAGAAACAGTTCGATTTTTACTTTGGGTAGCATTTCCAGCGGCTCTATGTAATGGGTTCTTAGTGGCGGAATGTCTTGTATTATTCGGAGATCTTTCTCAGGATAAGTTGATCGTATCCTCGTTCCAGGGAATGAGTGCCACATTATTCGACACATTAAGCGTTTCGGTTCCGATCTTGTTATGGGTCACTCCTTGGATGGAGCTTAAAGGCTGGGCAAAAACGGAAGGAGCTTGGGAAAATAGAGAGACAAGCTGGGACAGAACTAGGCTTAGAAATTTAAAACCAAGAAAGGTCGCGGAGATTATCTCAGTATTTTTACTCTGCGGGGTTTTCGGCGCAATTATTCCTACTTTAGAATATTGGTTCGTGTTTGCGTTATTCGTTCTTTGGGCCGCATTAAGATACGGGATCACGATGGCTCTTACCGCAAATATTTGGGTTCAGATCATCACCTTGGTATTTCCCGCTCTATTTGATCGTTCCGAACATTACCAATGGTTTAAAGACGATAAAGAACTTATCTTTTTGATAAACTTAGGCATCTTATGTGTGGTCGCTTTGATCACAGGAAGAGCGACAAGCGATTCCAGAAAAGAGCTGCAAAAAAGGAGAAGGATAGAAGGCAAACTTCTACAGAGCAGAGAACAATACCGAAAATTTTTCGAAGAAAATTTATCCGCGAATTTTATCACGGACCCTTCCGGAAATATTCTGGCTGCGAACTCTTCTTTTCTAAAAATGTTCGGTTTTGAAACGCATACGGAAGTTTCTCTCAAAAATTTTGCAGATCTTTTTCCTTCTTACGACGACTATTCCTTTTTCTTACAGAAAATACAGATCGGTTCCAGGTTAGAAACTCACGAAGAATTTTTTCAGGACAAGAACGGATTGCCTATACATACGACTGGGAATTATTTCGCTACATTCAATAAATCAGGTAGTATAGATTCTATCCGAGGATATCTAATGGATGATACTCTTCGTCGTAAACTGGAAGACCAATTAATAGAATCCAAAAAATTAGAAACGATCGGAACGCTTGCAGGCGGGATCGCTCACGATTTTAATAATATTCTGCAGATCATTTCAGGGTATGCGACTAAAATGCAATTGGAATCTTCCAAATTCGCTTCCCTTATGGACATGTCCCGCTCTATCAATGCAGCGGCGGCAAGAGGAGCGATTATAGTTCGCAGACTTCTTTCCTTAGCTAGAAAGGGAGGAGGAGGATTCAGAAGAATTTTAGCCGATCAATTGGTGAATGAAACTGTAGATCTTTTAGTCCCTACATTCTCCGAAAAAATAAAATTCAGAAAAGAATGTAAAGAAGGGCTTCCTGTGATCGTGGGTGATTATTCCCAGTTGGAGCAGGTGCTTATCAATCTATGTTTGAATGCAAGAGATGCACTTCCTGACGGAGGAGAGATCTCTATACGTACATTTGGGGTACAAGGTGCAAACGTCAGGGAATCTTTTCCACTTTCAGAACCTGCGGAATATCTTTGTATAGAGGTTTCGGATAATGGAGAAGGAATGAGTGAAGAAACCAGAAAAAGGATCTTCGAACCGTTCTTCAGTACAAAGACCAAAAACCAAGGAAGTGGACTCGGAATGTCCATGGTCTACGGGATCATGCAAAACCACGAAGGAATGGTGCAGGTCAGTTCTCAATTGGGAATCGGCACCAGCATTCGATTATTCTTTCCGGTAGCAAAAACCAAAACTTCTCGATTTGTAGAATACGCCGGAAAAAGTTCTCAAACATCTACCGGGATCATGCTTGTAGTGGAAGAATCTCCTTATCTGTCGGAAATTTTACAAGAGCAGATGTCCACGCTTGGATTTAGATTGATCAGTGCGGACAGCGCTAAAAAGGCGCATGAAATATTAAATAAATTTAAATCTTCCGCGGTTTTAACGGTAATCGATTTGGATTTCGAAAATCTTTCTTCTTTGGAATTTCTGGAAACGATCAAAAAAGAATGTCCGGAACTGAAAATTTTCGTCTCCGGAACGGATTTCGGCAATGAAACCAAGGAAAAACTTTCCGCCCTAGGAATAAACGACCTTCTCGAAAAACCATATAAGATCCGAGATCTAATAGAGTTCTTCTATACTAAAAGTTTTTAG
- a CDS encoding alpha/beta hydrolase has product MKYFWKAAKFALHCQLPTPPKVSEQEITVKTEKFEIPAILYTPKGKSCGTILAVNGLAYLGNKDPRFAAVCRSAAAVGYTVISPLLVEVTQFRIRKETVEKIKELILNISSDKEYCPDQKLSYIAPSFSGSMGLIAASDPEVGKKISSILTIGAYCDVQSTLDYVMTSDEGDEYGRMILLYNFVKYALKSENQELEFALKACVLDGSFSRETLELPTVLENISPENKEVFFKLREDKSFREKIWKEIVANAGSQSSFLQELQVKDKLHLLDCHVSIVHGLGDNVVPAKEAVILKENLPRKKSKLVLTPLISHGDVGISLAQIPAIYDLVQGFAFFFKNARTKEAA; this is encoded by the coding sequence ATGAAATATTTCTGGAAGGCTGCCAAGTTTGCCCTTCATTGCCAATTACCTACTCCTCCTAAAGTCTCTGAACAAGAGATTACGGTTAAAACGGAAAAATTTGAAATTCCTGCAATCCTTTACACTCCGAAAGGAAAATCCTGCGGAACCATTTTGGCGGTAAATGGATTGGCATACTTGGGAAATAAGGACCCAAGATTCGCGGCAGTTTGCAGATCTGCGGCGGCAGTAGGTTATACGGTTATTTCGCCTTTATTAGTAGAAGTTACTCAGTTCCGAATTCGGAAAGAGACTGTTGAAAAGATAAAAGAGCTGATACTTAATATCTCTTCCGATAAGGAATATTGCCCGGACCAAAAACTTTCCTATATCGCTCCTTCTTTTTCGGGTAGTATGGGGCTCATTGCCGCTTCCGATCCTGAAGTAGGAAAAAAGATCTCTTCCATTCTTACGATCGGTGCTTATTGTGATGTCCAATCCACTTTGGATTATGTGATGACTTCCGATGAGGGAGACGAATACGGAAGGATGATCCTTCTTTATAATTTTGTAAAGTATGCTCTCAAATCCGAAAACCAAGAACTGGAATTCGCGTTAAAAGCATGTGTCCTGGATGGAAGTTTTTCCAGAGAGACGTTGGAACTTCCGACGGTTTTAGAAAATATCAGTCCGGAAAACAAAGAAGTTTTCTTTAAACTTAGGGAAGATAAAAGTTTCAGAGAAAAGATCTGGAAAGAGATCGTAGCAAACGCAGGATCCCAAAGTTCATTTTTACAAGAGCTGCAGGTAAAAGATAAACTTCATCTTTTAGACTGCCATGTTTCCATCGTTCACGGTTTAGGCGACAATGTGGTTCCTGCAAAAGAGGCAGTGATCTTAAAAGAAAATCTTCCTCGTAAAAAATCTAAATTAGTATTAACACCTTTGATCTCTCACGGTGATGTCGGGATTTCTTTGGCTCAGATCCCTGCGATCTATGATCTAGTCCAAGGTTTCGCGTTCTTCTTTAAGAATGCTAGAACAAAAGAGGCTGCTTAA
- a CDS encoding tyrosine-type recombinase/integrase, which translates to MKKEKRSRTKILPEDNPALSKEEIRLLLNASRTHENHYLWFRMLYSFGLQLSELVSLRVEDLDWSHHKILIHHSRTLNPRNPSIPYSLRRDLWFISQGKQGEDFLFSGRIGKLRPRTVQKMFSKLEEMTGLPISVFRLRKSLASHLIEAGWDLESIREQLGLSSQKSLKDLLGQRPKQVPLKKFPLEEINGSAA; encoded by the coding sequence ATGAAAAAAGAGAAAAGAAGCAGAACCAAAATTCTGCCCGAGGACAATCCCGCCTTAAGCAAGGAAGAGATCCGGCTCCTGCTAAACGCATCCAGAACTCACGAAAATCATTACCTCTGGTTTAGAATGTTATACTCTTTCGGGCTCCAACTTTCCGAGCTGGTTTCCTTAAGAGTGGAAGATTTGGATTGGTCCCATCATAAAATATTGATCCATCATTCCCGAACCTTAAACCCCAGAAATCCTTCCATTCCGTATTCATTACGAAGGGACCTATGGTTTATTTCTCAGGGCAAACAGGGGGAGGACTTTTTGTTTTCAGGCAGGATAGGCAAACTTCGCCCCAGGACCGTTCAAAAAATGTTTTCTAAGCTGGAAGAAATGACGGGTCTGCCGATTTCAGTTTTTAGGCTCCGGAAAAGTTTAGCTTCTCACCTGATCGAGGCGGGCTGGGACCTGGAAAGTATCCGGGAACAGTTGGGGCTTTCTTCCCAAAAATCCTTGAAAGACTTGCTAGGCCAGAGACCCAAACAGGTTCCGCTCAAAAAATTTCCATTGGAGGAAATTAACGGATCAGCGGCATAA
- a CDS encoding STAS domain-containing protein: MEIKTKKVGKHTLVQLDGRLDITHSDEVEAKLLDDVQAGTGDIVINLQNISYISSSGIRIFVGMVRELEKQNRKLKLCNITPNVKKVFDVVELLDLFEVYETEQEALATLK, translated from the coding sequence TTGGAAATTAAAACGAAAAAAGTAGGGAAACATACCCTAGTTCAATTAGATGGCAGGCTGGATATCACGCATTCGGACGAGGTAGAGGCAAAACTTCTAGACGATGTCCAAGCCGGAACCGGTGATATCGTTATTAACTTGCAAAATATTTCTTATATATCTTCTTCCGGGATCAGGATCTTTGTAGGAATGGTCCGGGAACTAGAAAAGCAGAATCGAAAACTCAAACTTTGCAATATCACACCTAACGTTAAAAAAGTTTTCGACGTTGTGGAATTGTTGGATCTTTTCGAAGTCTACGAAACCGAACAAGAAGCATTAGCTACCTTAAAATAA
- a CDS encoding glycosyltransferase family 39 protein, which translates to MGSPASTEDRSSEIYGLIGLFFLSILSLLIFRISGLEFPPVWPDEVLFYSPSLDFAKNGLFRTEVSEGLVKGMETKTLWMPPVFFLLNGWVLKFWGEGLEVLRLFAAILSVASIWIFWFILKTFDYSPIARLGASLLLFTDLLFLRVGWTARMEALCLFWALLSLLVLARKAKWKGDIPLRQYETFISGLFLGISFLSHPFGAIFGVPALLLIHQAKAWKVWMFWLGGVLPILAWGIWIHPDWGIFFYQFGAQFGRKKDLFQSFSPITKIKVLLGGYESPGLRLFFYLALAYGLWVVRGEIKDKPKSAFFFSAWTVSILFFLILSTEYYYVMYLCIPLSALGGFFFERIRSRRVQFIAAILVFSNIAILVNAYKRIGFGNPEFDLKDRFYEVLGPELKGSKKMYLQAIPDPYFHIRREYPNLKVLEFIPGELPIPKEDFIQTLDSIDTFVFSDRQKRNEFVQSYLEENSSKFRKSKITAEPSTLRKVANVEAEIYRRR; encoded by the coding sequence ATGGGTTCCCCCGCTAGCACAGAAGACCGATCTTCCGAAATTTACGGACTCATCGGTCTTTTCTTTTTATCCATACTTTCACTTCTAATATTTAGGATCTCCGGGTTGGAGTTCCCACCTGTATGGCCTGACGAGGTCTTATTCTATTCCCCCTCTTTAGATTTTGCAAAGAATGGACTCTTTCGCACGGAAGTATCGGAAGGTTTAGTAAAAGGAATGGAAACCAAAACACTTTGGATGCCTCCGGTTTTCTTTTTATTAAACGGCTGGGTCCTGAAATTTTGGGGAGAAGGTCTCGAAGTCCTAAGATTATTCGCTGCGATCTTATCAGTTGCAAGTATCTGGATATTTTGGTTTATACTTAAGACATTCGATTATTCTCCGATTGCAAGGTTGGGCGCTTCCTTACTTTTATTCACTGATCTACTATTCTTGAGAGTGGGTTGGACCGCGAGAATGGAAGCTCTTTGTTTGTTTTGGGCACTTCTATCCTTACTAGTACTTGCAAGAAAAGCAAAATGGAAGGGAGATATTCCTCTCCGACAATACGAAACATTCATATCCGGGCTCTTTTTAGGGATCTCATTTTTATCACATCCATTCGGAGCAATTTTCGGAGTGCCTGCATTACTTCTGATCCACCAAGCAAAAGCATGGAAGGTTTGGATGTTTTGGTTGGGCGGTGTGCTGCCGATCCTTGCTTGGGGAATTTGGATCCATCCTGATTGGGGGATTTTTTTCTATCAGTTCGGTGCGCAGTTCGGACGTAAAAAAGATCTATTCCAATCCTTCTCCCCGATCACAAAGATCAAAGTTCTATTAGGCGGATACGAATCTCCAGGACTCAGACTATTCTTTTATTTGGCATTAGCCTACGGACTCTGGGTGGTAAGAGGGGAAATTAAGGACAAACCGAAGTCAGCATTCTTCTTCTCAGCATGGACGGTTTCTATTCTATTCTTTCTGATCTTATCCACTGAATATTATTATGTAATGTATTTATGTATCCCATTGTCCGCTTTGGGAGGATTCTTTTTTGAAAGGATCAGGAGCAGAAGGGTACAGTTTATCGCAGCTATATTAGTATTTTCCAATATTGCAATTTTAGTGAATGCTTATAAGAGGATTGGATTCGGAAATCCTGAATTCGATCTGAAAGATAGATTTTACGAGGTTTTAGGACCCGAACTAAAAGGTTCTAAAAAGATGTATCTGCAGGCAATTCCGGATCCTTATTTCCATATCCGCAGAGAATATCCGAATCTAAAGGTCCTGGAATTTATTCCGGGAGAACTTCCTATTCCGAAAGAGGATTTTATCCAAACATTGGATTCAATCGATACATTCGTATTTTCAGACCGCCAAAAAAGGAATGAATTCGTTCAATCTTATCTAGAAGAGAATTCTTCCAAATTCAGAAAATCCAAGATCACCGCGGAACCTTCTACACTTAGAAAAGTAGCAAATGTAGAAGCGGAAATATATCGCAGAAGATAA
- a CDS encoding acyl-CoA thioesterase: MSEEITKTPKQSSVETRHIVMPDHTNHYGTLFGGTLMSWIDSIAVMVAQRHCGREAVTASVDKLNFLEPISLGDHVILKASANYAGRSSMEIGVQVSKENPYTGIVTRATTAYLTFVALDENKKPCPIPKIKPETETEIRRYENAILRQESNRNLVKRIKDNGKV; encoded by the coding sequence ATGTCCGAAGAAATCACAAAAACGCCGAAACAATCCTCAGTAGAGACCAGACATATAGTTATGCCTGACCATACCAACCATTATGGTACCCTCTTCGGAGGGACCCTAATGTCTTGGATAGACTCGATTGCAGTCATGGTAGCCCAAAGACATTGCGGAAGAGAAGCTGTCACTGCAAGTGTGGACAAACTGAATTTTTTGGAACCGATCTCTTTGGGAGATCATGTGATCCTAAAGGCTTCCGCGAATTATGCCGGAAGATCTTCTATGGAGATAGGTGTCCAAGTTTCTAAGGAAAATCCTTATACCGGAATTGTGACTCGCGCAACGACTGCGTATCTCACATTCGTTGCATTGGACGAGAATAAGAAACCCTGCCCTATTCCTAAAATAAAACCGGAAACGGAAACCGAGATCAGAAGATACGAAAACGCGATCTTAAGACAAGAGTCGAATCGAAATCTTGTCAAAAGGATCAAGGATAACGGAAAGGTTTAA
- a CDS encoding arylesterase has product MRVYLLPLVFAVLGLFFSNCSGDIKDIPLKGCSKISGMPGPEDLAIDREAGLLYVSSHERRIKDQEGKLYFLDLNSSALEPKLLETDYPKNFRPHGMSLLNQNGKSRLYVISHITLYKEHAIEVFERTEKPSAKSKAGKWKHVQTLQDPSITSPNDLSVASENEIFVSNDHGEGGYFTYLFQDLFRIARAEIAYFDGKTWSSLGNPLFYGNGILYVKRPDGKEYLYRAGFGLGAVLKFDIKRENGKIVLGEPKSIVLESGPDNLEIDEKGTIFTVTHPSVIKFLKHAGNPEAHSPTKIFTIAQDDSIREIFSNSGELISAGSTALTYKERVYIAQVFNDFILQCRL; this is encoded by the coding sequence ATGCGAGTTTATCTTCTACCCTTAGTATTCGCCGTTTTAGGCCTGTTTTTCAGTAATTGTTCCGGGGATATCAAAGATATCCCATTAAAAGGCTGTTCCAAGATCTCCGGAATGCCCGGCCCGGAGGATCTAGCGATCGATAGAGAAGCCGGATTATTATATGTGTCTTCCCACGAAAGAAGGATCAAAGATCAGGAAGGAAAACTTTACTTTCTGGATCTGAATTCTTCCGCTCTTGAACCCAAACTATTAGAAACGGATTATCCTAAAAATTTTAGACCTCACGGGATGAGCCTTCTAAACCAAAATGGAAAGTCTAGACTATATGTGATCTCTCATATCACACTATATAAAGAACATGCGATAGAAGTTTTCGAAAGAACGGAAAAACCTTCCGCAAAATCCAAGGCGGGAAAATGGAAACATGTCCAAACTTTGCAAGATCCATCGATCACAAGTCCTAACGATCTATCTGTCGCTTCCGAAAACGAAATTTTTGTTTCTAATGATCATGGAGAAGGAGGATATTTTACATATCTATTCCAAGATCTTTTCAGGATCGCTAGAGCGGAGATCGCTTACTTTGACGGAAAAACTTGGTCGTCTTTAGGAAATCCTTTGTTTTATGGAAACGGGATCCTATACGTAAAAAGACCGGACGGAAAAGAATACCTATACAGAGCAGGTTTCGGATTAGGAGCCGTTTTAAAATTCGATATCAAAAGAGAGAACGGAAAAATCGTATTAGGAGAACCTAAATCGATCGTTCTTGAAAGCGGGCCTGATAATTTAGAAATAGATGAAAAAGGGACCATCTTCACCGTCACTCATCCTTCCGTGATAAAGTTCTTGAAACATGCGGGCAACCCGGAAGCTCATTCTCCTACCAAAATATTTACGATTGCCCAGGATGATTCTATCAGAGAAATTTTTTCCAACTCAGGTGAATTGATCTCAGCAGGAAGTACCGCTCTTACATATAAGGAAAGAGTTTATATCGCTCAGGTATTCAACGATTTTATTCTGCAATGCCGATTATAA